The Candidatus Hydrogenedentota bacterium genome segment CAATGCGCAGGTACTTTTGCCCCTCTCTTCCGATGCCGGAGAAGCGGAAGAGTCGTTCAGCTTATCGACACTTTCAGGATTGCAGGTTATGGCGCCTTCCGGCCAGATTCTCGGTACTGTAATTGAAACGATTGATACACCGGCGGGCGGCGTGGTTCGCTTGGAGATGCTCGATGGACGTACAGCGGCACTGCCCTTTGTCGATCAAGTATTTAAGAGCGTAGATCGAAGCCGGAACGTGATTCATGTCGCAGACGTGACGCCTTTCTTGGTAATGGATGATTTAAGCCCGGATTGTTGATTGTCCGTGCAAACTGTGGCTGGAGCGTGCTATGAGGATAGATATCCTCTCATTATTTCCGGAATTGATTGAACCTGCCTTAGCCGTGGGCGTGCTGGGTCGTGCTGTCAATAAAGGCGTACTAGGTGTAAACGTAGTTAATCCTCGTGATTTCACTACCGATCGCCATCATACAGTGGACGATGCGCCTTATGGCGGCGGAGCAGGAATGGTCATGAAATGTGAACCAATCTTTGCTGCTGTGGAAAGCCTATCGCCAGCAAATACTTTGGAGCATGTTGTTTTGCTCTCGCCAAGAGGCAGACGCTTGGATCAAACCGTGGTACACGAAATGGCGTCGTGGTCAGATATGGTACTGATTTGTGCACGCTATGAAGGCGTGGACGAACGTGTTTCTGAACTCTTGGTGACCGATGAAATTTCCATTGGCGATTACGTTTTGAGCGGCGGTGAAACGGCTGCACTCGTAGTCATCGAAGCCGTGAGCCGCATGTTGCCGGGCGTCGTTGGAAATTGGGAATCTGTCGAAACCGATTCTTTTTATGAAGGTATTTTGGGACCGCCCCAGTATACAAGGCCGCCTCAGTTTCGCGGCGCGGCGGTACCGGAAGTGTTGTTAAATGGAGATCATGCCGCAATTGCGCGTTTTCGTAAGGAAGAGGCAATGCGGATTACGCGGCTGCGCCGTCCCGATCTCTTGACCGATATAGATAAAGAAAAAAATAAACCTGCCGACACCGGCAAAAACAAAAAGTTATAGTTAGAGGAGAATGAACCATGAACGCGGTACAAGAATATGCAAACAAATTTTGCAAAGCTGAAAATGAAATACCGTCTTTTAACATCGGCGATACAGTACGGGTTCATTTCCGCATCGTCGAAGGTGAAAAAGAACGAATCCAAGTATACGAAGGCGTCGTGATTGGCCGGAAAGGCAAGGTCAGCGCCAATGCCACCTTTACGGTACGCCGTGTCGCTTTTGGTGAGGGCGTTGAACGTGTGTTTCCGCTCCATTCTCCACGTATTGCCAAAGTGGAAGTCGTGCGTGAAGGCCGCGCCCGTCGTGCCAAATTGTACTATCTTAGAGATCGTGTTGGTAAAGCAGCCCGCGTCAAAGCGCGCCGCCGCAACGCCTAATCTCTTTTTTTCTAAAGATTTATCCTTTCGCTTTGCCCGCCCGGTTTTTCCTTTTCCCGGTGCGGGCTTTTTTTATTGGAAAACCGAAGCTTCTTGCACGTGCCTTAGCCGGCATTGCATAGCTGCGCAACTCTTGCTGAAAATACCTTATTGCTTTTGAGTCCGTGATTTTCCTTTTAGCATGAAGAAAACATCATGAATTACCGTTTTTCTCCTTATGGCCGTTCCGCTACTTCCCCTTCCCCGGTCAACAGTATGATGGCCGATTTCGCACAAGACTTCCGGGATGACATCGATATTAATCTTGGTGTTGGGTATGTCAATGAAGCAACCATTCCTGTTGCCAAGATTTGTGACGCCATGACAGAAGTGAGCGGCCATCCCGGTGTATATCGCCAAGCCTTCAACTACGGCGGCCCCCAAGGCTCTCCCAATCTCATCCAAAGTTTGCGGCACTTTTATTTGTCCAACGGTATTGGCAACATTTCTGAAGAAGTTCTCGGTCAAAAGGAAATTTTGATCGGGCCGAGCGGTGCCACCAGCATCCTTGCTGCCTTAGCAGATATTTTTGAGCCGGGCATTGTAATCACGGCCGATCCTATGTATTACATCTACTGCGACTATCTCGAGCGCAAAGGATTTCAAGTGCTCACTGTGCCTGAAGACGATGAGGGGATCTCTGTAACAGCCCTTGAAGAGCAACTCAAAGCCTTAGGCGCGACGGTACGAAACTTATCGTTCTTCTACATCGTTACGGTAAATAATCCCAGCGGCGTCATCCTATCCAACACGCGAAAACGCGCTTTGGTTGAAATGGCTCGCTATTGGTCCGCCTTGACAGGTCACGCCATTCCCCTATTTTTTGATCAAGCCTATGAATGGCTTATCCATGACCCGGCAGTTGAGAAACCGGAGTCTGCCATGATGATGGATAAAAGCGGCTTAGTCTATGAAATTGCGACTCTTTCCAAGATCCTTGCACCGGCGCTGCGTATCGGTTTTATGGTGGGGCCGTCGGGTCCCTTTATGGACGCTGTGGCACAAAAAACCAGCGATATAGGATTCAGTGCGCCGCTGACCAATCAAGAAATTGCTGCGGCACTGCTGCGCGGCGGTATGGCAGAGCAACTCGCCCGCGTCAATGCAGGCTATCGGGAGAAAGCGAAAAAGATTGAAGCATCGCTCACTCAACTTTTAGCGCCTTGGCTCCGAAAAATACGAGGCGGCAAGGGCGGCTTTTATTTCTACCTGGATTTAAAAGGCATTCGAACGGATCGCAGGTCTCCCTTCTTTCATTTTCTGTCAAGAACGACAGGGGATCCGGAAATTGACGGGTTGAAAGACAACCTGAATCGGCGTGTAATTTATATTCCGGGAGAGTTTTGCGTCCACCCTCAAGGCAGCCAAACTGAAGAAGGCCGCTATCAATTACGCCTCTCTTACGGCTATGAGGATACGGAAAGAATTATTGAGGCGCTGCATATTATGCGGGAAGCGATCGTATACGCGGAGTCACAGGGCGAATAACTTCGCCGTGCGGAGCGCTCAGAAAGACAGCATCTTGCGAATTTTCTCTACTTGATTCAATCGGCGCGGAATGTCCTCAGGGATAAGCGGATCTTTGGTTCCCACGGCCACCCAAACAGGATCAATTTCAACGGATAATTCGGGGTGGCGCAAAAGATAATCCACCAAAGGAAGCGAAATGGCGGTGTGCGCAAAAGATTCATTCATTGCGAAGACAGCGAACTTCGCCGCGAATATTTCGTTTTCGATAAAGACTTCATCGAAGCCAATAATATCCCCCAAGCTGAGAAGCATGGTCTTAGGATAAATGCGCAGGGGGGGACAGTTGCCGCCGTGGTAGATGACTGCAAAACTTCCATAATGCCATTTCTTTTCTGCGCCCAGCCCCGTATTATAGCCGTAGTCGAAAAGTACCGTTTCAAGTCCCGCATAGCGCCCCAACAAAATATTGAAGGCATGACGACCGCGCCCACGCCGCTGTTCTCCCAGAAAAGAAAATCGGCGGGGAATGGCATAACTGCGGTAATAATAACGGAGTTTGAAGCGATGTGCTATCTCCATAAATGCACGCTTTTTCAGGAATTGATAATAGAAGAAAAGACTGCCTGCAAGCACAGCAATCCCACACAGAAACATTGCAAATAAAATATTTGTAAACATATCCTGCATCGTATTTCTCCTTTATCCAACAAAAGCCATGCAGTACATTCACTTCATGGCAACGTGCCTTATGAAGGAAATTTCAGCACATCAGCAATAGCAAGGCATAAAGGCTTCACATTGTCTTCGGTGATTCCCGCCACATTGATCCTGCCATTATCCACAATATAAATGGCGTATTTTTCACGCAACAAGGACACCTGTTCTCGCGACAATCCGGAGAAAGAAAACATGCCGCGCTGCTCTTTTATGAAAGAAAAATCTTGATCTACACCAACCTCTTTGAGGGTGTCCACAAACAAAGCACGTATCCCGTTAATGCGGTTTCGCATGACGGTCACTTCTTTTTCCCAAAGCTGCCGCAGTTCGATATTCTCCATGATAGTCTTCACGATTAAAGCGCCATGAGCTGGCGGATTGGAGTAATTGGAACGGATCACTTTCTCTACCTGACTGAAAGCACGGGCCGTACTTTCTGCGGCGCCCGCTGTGAGTGTCAATGCACCACATCGATCTTGGTATAACCCAAAATTTTTGGAAAAAGAACTGCATACGAGGAGTTCATCGACATGCTCCGCCAAAAGCCGCAGTCCGGCAGCATCCTCATGAAGTCCGTCTCCGAAGCCTTGGTAGGCAAAATCAGCGACTGCGATCAAACCGCGATCCTTGATCATTTCCGCTAAAATCGCCCAGTGCGCTAAGGTCAAGTCCACGCCGCAGGGATTGTGGCAGCAGGCATGCAACAATAGCACGTCGCCTCTCTTCGCTTCTTTCAAGCTCTCCTGCATCCTTTGAAAATCAATATCTTTGGTCTCATCTACGTAATAAGGGTAGTATCTTACATGATGCCCGGCAGCGGCAAAAATGCCCGGATGATTCGCCCACGTTGGCGTACTCATCCAGACCGTTGCAGCGCCAAAGCAACGAAATAAAAAATCGGCGGCAACACGCAACGCGCCCGTACCGCCCGGTGTGTGGGCAGTGCGGCAACGATTCTGCATGATGGCAGGATGTTCTTTCGAAAAAACAAGTTGTTGCACAATGTTCCCAAAAGCGGGCACACCGGCAATAGGAAAATAGTTCTTTGGTAAATTAGCGGCTAAGAGTTGTGTTTCCGCCTGCTTTACAGAATTCAGGGTTGGTGTTTCGCCATGTTCATCCTTATATATGCCAACCCCAAGATTAATTTTTTGGGGATTCAATTCTTTTTGAAAAGCTTCGGTTAATCCCAATATGCTATCGGGCGGCTCCATCTGAATGGTTTCAAACATAAACAACTCTATCCTTAACTCCACAAATCTACACACTTAATTATTGTTAACACGAAATTTAGATGCGGCAAAGCGCTTTCAACCCACACGATAGATACCGGTTTCAAGACACACAACAGGCAGAGACCAATCATCCCTCAACCGATTAAACATGCCACAAACAGATACTATCGCCCATAATAATACGTCAAGTTCATCATATTTGACAACATCAAAGACCTTTTATTTCTGATGCGCCCCAAAATAGAATATTTTCTGTATTGACAAGCGCCAAATCCTGCTCTCCTCCCTAAGAAAGTACTTCGATTTTGATCATCTATTCACTCGCTAGTGTTACCGCTTTATTCGCATTGAGGAGGAAGTCTGCGGTACAATGTCAGTGTGTGAAGTTTCAAATGGTCTGCTGAATCCTCACCTTCTCAATTAGTCGTTGT includes the following:
- the trmD gene encoding tRNA (guanosine(37)-N1)-methyltransferase TrmD, whose translation is MRIDILSLFPELIEPALAVGVLGRAVNKGVLGVNVVNPRDFTTDRHHTVDDAPYGGGAGMVMKCEPIFAAVESLSPANTLEHVVLLSPRGRRLDQTVVHEMASWSDMVLICARYEGVDERVSELLVTDEISIGDYVLSGGETAALVVIEAVSRMLPGVVGNWESVETDSFYEGILGPPQYTRPPQFRGAAVPEVLLNGDHAAIARFRKEEAMRITRLRRPDLLTDIDKEKNKPADTGKNKKL
- the rplS gene encoding 50S ribosomal protein L19, which gives rise to MNAVQEYANKFCKAENEIPSFNIGDTVRVHFRIVEGEKERIQVYEGVVIGRKGKVSANATFTVRRVAFGEGVERVFPLHSPRIAKVEVVREGRARRAKLYYLRDRVGKAARVKARRRNA
- a CDS encoding PLP-dependent aminotransferase family protein produces the protein MNYRFSPYGRSATSPSPVNSMMADFAQDFRDDIDINLGVGYVNEATIPVAKICDAMTEVSGHPGVYRQAFNYGGPQGSPNLIQSLRHFYLSNGIGNISEEVLGQKEILIGPSGATSILAALADIFEPGIVITADPMYYIYCDYLERKGFQVLTVPEDDEGISVTALEEQLKALGATVRNLSFFYIVTVNNPSGVILSNTRKRALVEMARYWSALTGHAIPLFFDQAYEWLIHDPAVEKPESAMMMDKSGLVYEIATLSKILAPALRIGFMVGPSGPFMDAVAQKTSDIGFSAPLTNQEIAAALLRGGMAEQLARVNAGYREKAKKIEASLTQLLAPWLRKIRGGKGGFYFYLDLKGIRTDRRSPFFHFLSRTTGDPEIDGLKDNLNRRVIYIPGEFCVHPQGSQTEEGRYQLRLSYGYEDTERIIEALHIMREAIVYAESQGE
- a CDS encoding aspartate/tyrosine/aromatic aminotransferase, giving the protein MFETIQMEPPDSILGLTEAFQKELNPQKINLGVGIYKDEHGETPTLNSVKQAETQLLAANLPKNYFPIAGVPAFGNIVQQLVFSKEHPAIMQNRCRTAHTPGGTGALRVAADFLFRCFGAATVWMSTPTWANHPGIFAAAGHHVRYYPYYVDETKDIDFQRMQESLKEAKRGDVLLLHACCHNPCGVDLTLAHWAILAEMIKDRGLIAVADFAYQGFGDGLHEDAAGLRLLAEHVDELLVCSSFSKNFGLYQDRCGALTLTAGAAESTARAFSQVEKVIRSNYSNPPAHGALIVKTIMENIELRQLWEKEVTVMRNRINGIRALFVDTLKEVGVDQDFSFIKEQRGMFSFSGLSREQVSLLREKYAIYIVDNGRINVAGITEDNVKPLCLAIADVLKFPS